In Carnobacterium sp. CP1, the following are encoded in one genomic region:
- a CDS encoding ZIP family metal transporter, with translation MQYISSLSPVMQTLLATFFTWGMTALGAALVFTTKKVNQKLMDGMLGFAGGVMIAASFWSLLAPALSMAESGPFPSWFPAAVGFMSGGLFLWGVDKVIPHLHPNTPRAEAEGIQPYKRHRSTLLVLAITMHNIPEGLAVGVAFGSVATGNPEASIAGATALAIGMGIQNFPEGTAVSMPLRRDGLSRWKSFYYGQLSGVVEPIAALIGVAAVTLMQPLLPFALSFAAGAMIFVVAEEVIPGSQENGNKDLASMWLMIGFTIMMILDVALG, from the coding sequence ATTCAATACATAAGCTCACTGAGTCCCGTAATGCAAACGTTACTTGCGACTTTCTTTACTTGGGGAATGACAGCTCTTGGAGCAGCCCTTGTGTTTACGACAAAAAAAGTGAATCAAAAATTAATGGACGGGATGCTTGGTTTTGCTGGCGGAGTTATGATCGCCGCAAGTTTTTGGTCTCTTTTAGCACCAGCCTTATCTATGGCAGAAAGCGGACCCTTTCCATCTTGGTTTCCAGCGGCAGTTGGTTTTATGTCAGGAGGCCTCTTTTTATGGGGAGTAGATAAAGTCATTCCGCATTTACATCCCAACACGCCGCGTGCCGAAGCTGAAGGAATTCAGCCATATAAGAGGCACAGAAGCACATTATTAGTTTTAGCGATCACGATGCACAATATCCCAGAAGGGCTTGCAGTAGGGGTGGCGTTTGGATCTGTCGCAACTGGAAACCCTGAAGCTTCGATAGCTGGAGCAACTGCTTTAGCTATCGGGATGGGCATTCAAAATTTCCCGGAAGGCACAGCAGTTTCGATGCCGCTTAGACGAGACGGCTTATCCCGCTGGAAAAGTTTTTATTATGGACAACTCTCGGGAGTTGTTGAACCTATTGCAGCTCTGATAGGTGTAGCAGCTGTAACCTTAATGCAGCCTCTTCTTCCATTTGCTTTAAGTTTCGCTGCAGGCGCGATGATTTTTGTCGTAGCTGAAGAAGTTATTCCAGGCTCGCAAGAAAATGGCAATAAGGACTTAGCATCTATGTGGTTGATGATTGGGTTTACGATCATGATGATTCTTGATGTAGCCTTAGGATAA
- a CDS encoding DUF378 domain-containing protein: MKTLDSVALGLLIVGGLNWLLVGLFEFDLVAMIFGGQTAILSKIIYVIVGLCALYALKFFPLISNSDRRNR; the protein is encoded by the coding sequence ATGAAAACATTAGACAGTGTTGCTTTAGGCCTATTGATCGTTGGTGGATTAAACTGGCTGTTAGTTGGACTTTTCGAATTTGATCTTGTAGCTATGATTTTTGGTGGACAAACTGCAATTCTTTCAAAAATCATTTACGTAATTGTTGGCTTGTGTGCATTATATGCTTTAAAGTTCTTCCCCTTAATTTCGAATTCGGATCGCAGAAATAGATAA
- a CDS encoding alpha-amylase: MMQYFEWHLEADGKHWERLKADAEHLSKMGVTGVWIPPCFKATGINDVGYGIYDLYDLGEFDQKDAIRTKYGTKKELKAAVDELHKYDIQVYADIVLNHKAGADETERFMASEVNPDDRNQTISEPYEIEGWTKFTFPGRKGTYSDFQWSWVHFSGIDYNQENGKKAIYRIEGENKGWANDDKVNNEYGNYDYLMYADIDYAHPGVIEETKKWAKWFIEETGVDGFRLDAVKHINENFIYDLVKTIRNEFGEQFFVVGEYWDSAYESVEGYLEDQDFNLALVDVGLHTNLEQASKSGNEYDLCQLFDATLMKKNSSYSVTFVDNHDSQPGQSLESFVESWFKPLAYGVILLRAEGYPCLFYGDYYGIQGENPIAPQQEMIDKLLYIRTHHAYGEQVDYFDHPNCIGWTRLGNEQHPYGCAVVLSNGEAGYKEMQMGKQHAGETFADYTGNHEEKVVIDENGNGYFLVQAGSISVWAKEGVKPEEAAEEK, translated from the coding sequence ATGATGCAATATTTTGAATGGCATTTGGAAGCAGACGGAAAACATTGGGAACGGTTAAAAGCAGATGCAGAACACCTAAGTAAAATGGGTGTGACAGGTGTTTGGATCCCGCCTTGTTTTAAAGCAACGGGCATCAATGATGTAGGCTATGGTATTTATGACTTGTATGATTTAGGCGAATTTGATCAAAAAGACGCTATTCGAACCAAATATGGAACGAAAAAAGAATTAAAAGCTGCGGTTGATGAGCTACATAAATATGACATTCAAGTTTATGCGGATATCGTATTGAACCATAAAGCCGGGGCAGATGAAACAGAACGTTTTATGGCCAGCGAAGTGAATCCGGATGATCGTAATCAAACGATAAGCGAACCTTATGAAATTGAAGGATGGACAAAATTTACTTTCCCAGGCAGAAAAGGCACTTATTCTGATTTTCAGTGGTCATGGGTCCATTTTTCAGGAATTGATTACAATCAAGAGAATGGGAAAAAAGCAATCTATCGTATTGAAGGCGAAAATAAAGGTTGGGCCAATGACGACAAAGTAAACAACGAATATGGTAATTATGATTATTTAATGTATGCAGATATCGATTATGCACATCCAGGAGTCATTGAGGAAACTAAAAAATGGGCCAAGTGGTTCATAGAAGAAACAGGTGTCGATGGGTTCCGGTTGGATGCTGTGAAGCACATTAACGAGAACTTTATATACGATCTAGTTAAAACGATTCGAAATGAATTTGGCGAACAATTTTTTGTGGTCGGTGAATACTGGGATTCAGCTTATGAAAGTGTAGAAGGTTATTTGGAAGACCAAGACTTCAATTTGGCATTAGTTGATGTGGGGTTGCATACTAACCTAGAACAAGCATCAAAATCAGGAAATGAATACGATTTATGCCAGCTATTTGATGCTACATTGATGAAAAAAAATTCTTCGTATTCGGTGACATTTGTCGATAACCATGATTCACAGCCTGGTCAATCGTTGGAGTCTTTTGTTGAATCTTGGTTTAAACCTCTGGCCTATGGTGTCATTTTATTGCGTGCAGAAGGGTATCCTTGTTTATTTTATGGGGATTATTATGGGATACAAGGAGAGAACCCTATAGCTCCACAACAAGAGATGATTGATAAGCTGTTATATATTCGGACTCATCATGCTTATGGCGAGCAAGTCGATTACTTTGATCACCCTAATTGTATTGGCTGGACGCGTTTAGGGAATGAACAACACCCTTATGGCTGCGCAGTGGTGCTGTCAAATGGAGAAGCAGGTTATAAAGAGATGCAGATGGGCAAACAACATGCCGGGGAAACCTTCGCGGATTATACTGGAAATCATGAAGAAAAAGTAGTTATTGATGAAAACGGGAATGGGTATTTTTTAGTCCAAGCCGGATCGATTTCCGTTTGGGCAAAAGAAGGCGTAAAGCCAGAAGAAGCAGCGGAAGAAAAGTAA
- a CDS encoding YtxH domain-containing protein produces the protein MSKNNFMGTLFVGTAAAITALLFAPKSGRELRADLKKEALSLQEQAMDKVNQFTDEIKETYHEVEEEINYTNPDLAETMENIEDDLYTTNVKTHGSDVVLHSSNLKEEDTTTAPDQEYPPIEDLETPMPTDFKIDDKRGQI, from the coding sequence ATGTCTAAAAACAATTTCATGGGAACTTTATTTGTAGGTACAGCTGCTGCTATTACGGCTTTGCTCTTTGCTCCAAAATCAGGACGAGAGCTACGTGCAGATCTAAAAAAAGAAGCACTTTCGCTACAAGAACAGGCGATGGATAAAGTTAACCAATTCACTGATGAAATAAAAGAAACGTATCACGAAGTTGAAGAAGAAATCAATTATACAAATCCTGATTTAGCAGAAACGATGGAAAATATTGAAGATGATTTGTACACAACGAATGTCAAGACACATGGTTCTGACGTTGTTCTTCATTCAAGCAACCTTAAAGAAGAAGACACAACTACTGCGCCAGACCAAGAATATCCGCCGATTGAAGATTTAGAAACACCAATGCCGACAGATTTCAAAATCGATGACAAACGTGGACAAATCTAA
- a CDS encoding DUF948 domain-containing protein, protein MSGGIIAVVIVGLALIALIVFGIIFGKKVSSLMKAAEKTATNAQDKIDFFTREADAIKNKIDQLTQEVNGMTTEVNDKMKNIDYFSQSITDFQNALDELKQSGTDAVSQFFGSSSKKNSSLPTFSLLKKTAVRLFKKKSSKETNVDFN, encoded by the coding sequence ATGTCAGGTGGAATCATTGCAGTTGTCATTGTTGGTTTAGCTTTGATCGCGTTAATTGTATTTGGAATAATTTTCGGAAAAAAAGTTTCCAGTCTAATGAAAGCTGCAGAAAAAACCGCAACGAATGCCCAAGATAAGATTGATTTTTTCACGAGAGAAGCAGATGCAATAAAGAACAAAATAGATCAGTTAACACAGGAGGTTAATGGAATGACTACAGAAGTTAATGATAAAATGAAAAATATTGATTATTTTTCTCAATCGATCACCGATTTTCAAAATGCTCTTGACGAATTGAAACAATCAGGTACAGATGCAGTTTCTCAATTTTTTGGCTCTTCTAGCAAAAAAAACAGCAGTCTTCCAACTTTCTCATTGCTTAAAAAAACAGCAGTAAGGCTGTTTAAAAAGAAAAGTTCGAAAGAAACAAACGTTGATTTTAATTAA
- a CDS encoding PTS sugar transporter subunit IIA, protein MDAFSNQNEQANPNQVLRTELFAVTDGKIISIESVADPVFSEKMMGDGFAMEPTSNIVLAPVSGRLFQVAGALHAYGIVTDKGIEVLVHVGLETVTLNGEGFVSSLKEGMMVKQGEPLVTVDFDYLISQGCKTTTSVVVINGCSSLYHYELNQEEHAVAGETLALVVLKSPDK, encoded by the coding sequence TTGGACGCATTTTCAAATCAAAATGAACAAGCAAACCCAAACCAAGTGCTAAGAACAGAATTATTTGCGGTAACAGATGGAAAAATCATCTCAATCGAGAGCGTAGCTGATCCGGTCTTTTCTGAGAAAATGATGGGAGACGGTTTCGCCATGGAACCGACATCGAACATCGTGCTTGCTCCAGTTAGCGGCAGATTATTTCAAGTTGCTGGTGCCTTACACGCTTATGGTATCGTGACGGATAAAGGGATAGAAGTTTTGGTTCATGTTGGATTAGAGACCGTTACTTTAAATGGAGAAGGCTTTGTAAGTTCATTAAAAGAAGGTATGATGGTTAAACAAGGAGAGCCCTTAGTTACCGTAGACTTTGATTACCTCATCAGTCAAGGCTGCAAGACGACTACTTCAGTGGTCGTTATCAATGGATGCAGCTCTCTTTATCATTATGAATTAAATCAAGAGGAACATGCTGTTGCAGGAGAAACGCTTGCGTTAGTGGTTTTGAAAAGTCCAGATAAATGA
- the yycF gene encoding response regulator YycF — protein sequence MKKVLVVDDEKPISDIVKFNLTKEGYDVYTAYDGEEALEKVEEVEPDLIILDLMLPKIDGLEVCREIRKTHDMPIIMVTAKDSEIDKVLGLELGADDYVTKPFSNRELVARVKANLRRHGNAKAAVVEEEETNDIEVGALTVHPDAYIVSKRGETIELTHREFELLHYLARHLGQVMTREHLLQTVWGYDYFGDVRTVDVTVRRLREKIEDSPSHPAWLVTRRGVGYYLRNPEQE from the coding sequence TTGAAAAAAGTATTAGTAGTAGACGATGAAAAACCAATCTCAGATATAGTGAAATTTAATTTAACAAAAGAAGGTTACGATGTATATACGGCTTATGATGGTGAAGAAGCCCTCGAAAAAGTTGAAGAAGTTGAACCGGATTTAATTATATTGGATTTGATGCTGCCTAAAATCGATGGGTTGGAAGTGTGTCGCGAGATACGTAAAACGCACGATATGCCAATTATCATGGTAACGGCTAAAGATTCAGAAATTGATAAAGTACTAGGGTTAGAATTGGGTGCAGACGATTATGTAACCAAACCGTTTTCGAATCGAGAATTGGTTGCACGTGTAAAAGCTAACTTGAGACGACATGGAAATGCAAAAGCAGCAGTTGTAGAAGAAGAAGAAACAAACGACATTGAAGTTGGGGCATTAACCGTTCACCCGGATGCTTATATTGTCTCAAAAAGAGGCGAAACAATTGAATTGACTCACCGGGAATTTGAACTGCTGCATTATTTAGCGAGACATTTAGGACAAGTAATGACCAGAGAACATTTGTTGCAGACCGTCTGGGGTTATGACTATTTCGGAGATGTTCGAACGGTCGACGTAACAGTCAGAAGATTAAGAGAAAAAATTGAAGATAGTCCTAGCCATCCGGCTTGGTTAGTTACAAGACGTGGCGTTGGTTATTATTTAAGAAACCCTGAACAGGAGTAG
- the walK gene encoding cell wall metabolism sensor histidine kinase WalK: MKKKIGFFQSIDFKIVFVFIVLLLVALELIGAYFVRQLETQLIDNFQEERRLQVGFLDNTLQPLLVDKENRNLNEEIGRLLGDFSGNGVLEAQVINPQHYILGTSDTTNQSVVGMKSKDRDVHQALLLSSKTTSQYTDQTTNDRIWKLVSPIIANDGSNEVLGVISLKTNIESVYQQIEEITIIFLNASLISMGLTVLLALFISRAITKPITEMTHQTIQMAEGNYSGQVKIYSEDELGQLSLAINDLSIKVEEAQESTEAERRRLNSVLTHMTDGVIATDRRGKIVIINEMAMEMLNVTQETAIGRSILEVLKKEKEFSLRKLLENEEELSFNFSTPENPLILQGGFSLIQRETGFISGIVCVLHDVTEQEKIERERRDFVSNVSHELRTPLTSMRSYLEALIDGAWKDPEIAPNFLQVTQEETDRMIRMISDLLNLSRMDAGNSELELEYININELMSHVLDRFDMMIQSSDKPKKAFSIKREFTNRQIWAEIDTDKMMQVFDNIMNNAIKYSPDGGTITCRLQETHNSVVISVSDQGMGIPRKDLPHVFDRFYRVDKARARSMGGTGLGLAISKEVIQRHGGKIWVDSIEGKGTTFYVSLPYLPYEEDDWE, encoded by the coding sequence ATGAAGAAAAAAATTGGGTTTTTTCAATCGATCGATTTTAAAATTGTCTTCGTGTTCATTGTTTTATTATTGGTTGCCTTAGAATTGATAGGAGCCTATTTTGTTAGACAATTAGAAACACAATTGATTGATAACTTTCAAGAGGAACGCAGACTTCAAGTAGGATTTTTGGACAATACGTTGCAACCTCTGTTAGTAGACAAAGAAAATCGGAATTTGAATGAAGAAATTGGAAGGTTGTTAGGAGATTTTTCAGGAAATGGTGTACTAGAAGCCCAAGTCATCAATCCACAACACTACATTTTAGGAACAAGCGACACAACGAATCAATCGGTTGTCGGCATGAAATCGAAAGATCGTGATGTTCATCAAGCTTTATTGTTAAGCAGTAAAACCACAAGTCAATATACGGATCAAACAACCAACGACCGAATCTGGAAGTTGGTTTCTCCAATTATAGCGAATGACGGCTCTAATGAAGTATTAGGCGTCATTTCATTAAAAACCAATATTGAAAGTGTTTATCAACAAATTGAAGAAATTACGATCATCTTTTTAAATGCTTCGCTTATTTCTATGGGTCTGACAGTATTGCTGGCTTTATTTATTTCGCGAGCAATCACTAAACCAATCACTGAAATGACTCACCAAACTATTCAAATGGCAGAAGGCAATTATTCTGGACAAGTAAAAATTTACAGTGAGGATGAGTTGGGACAATTGTCTTTAGCGATCAATGACCTTTCCATCAAAGTAGAAGAAGCACAGGAATCAACAGAAGCAGAGAGAAGAAGATTAAACAGTGTCTTGACCCACATGACAGATGGCGTTATCGCCACTGACCGCAGAGGGAAAATTGTGATCATCAACGAGATGGCCATGGAGATGCTAAATGTTACGCAAGAAACAGCGATTGGCCGATCCATTCTGGAAGTTCTGAAAAAAGAAAAAGAATTTTCATTGCGTAAATTATTAGAAAATGAAGAAGAGTTATCTTTTAATTTTTCAACGCCTGAAAACCCCTTGATTTTGCAAGGAGGATTTTCTTTGATCCAAAGAGAAACGGGTTTTATCAGCGGAATCGTCTGCGTCTTGCATGATGTAACGGAACAAGAGAAAATAGAACGGGAACGCAGAGACTTTGTCTCGAATGTTTCACACGAGTTAAGAACACCATTAACCAGCATGCGGAGCTATCTGGAAGCTCTGATCGATGGGGCTTGGAAAGATCCTGAGATCGCACCGAATTTTCTGCAAGTTACGCAAGAAGAGACCGATCGCATGATTCGTATGATTTCTGATTTATTGAACTTATCAAGAATGGATGCAGGCAATAGCGAATTGGAATTGGAGTACATCAATATCAATGAATTGATGAGCCACGTACTGGATCGCTTTGATATGATGATCCAATCTTCGGATAAACCTAAAAAGGCCTTTTCAATCAAACGCGAATTTACCAATCGTCAGATTTGGGCCGAAATAGATACGGATAAAATGATGCAAGTATTTGATAACATTATGAATAATGCTATTAAATATTCGCCGGACGGCGGAACGATCACTTGTCGGCTGCAGGAAACGCATAATAGCGTCGTTATCAGCGTTTCTGATCAAGGAATGGGAATACCAAGGAAAGACTTGCCGCATGTCTTTGACCGCTTTTATCGAGTAGATAAGGCCAGAGCACGTTCGATGGGCGGAACAGGTCTGGGTCTAGCCATTTCTAAAGAAGTGATTCAACGACATGGCGGAAAAATTTGGGTAGACAGCATCGAAGGAAAAGGGACAACCTTTTATGTTTCGTTGCCGTATCTCCCTTATGAGGAGGATGATTGGGAATGA
- a CDS encoding YycH family regulatory protein, with protein MKGTGFIRIALIFLIILSLFLTWAIWTMPSQYDEQTNNDQKKTSSVTISRQLSHVFGPSQIVLHEAGMDKITTNRATLSTFSKFFMVDWQMENLEDPLEISNENYQNSLSQSDKIELIYLENIPFGMMSDKFTNLPGEYQNRTFDRVYLSISDPDRIYFYNTDSDLLYSSSLEGVDQEKLMAALRKEEAAYQSVMTVKAKNNNIYLPIAPFELPYLTYMVERQPNSLFIERLFDDTSEVKETRSENSVQYIDYISKMFVNEDTNILSYYRNRASDKKMPLTETLRDSFTELMLYENWSDEIHFFDYNSQSNVVTYRRYIEGYPVFGTTDYGATHITVVENGMSELQVPLMVAQTPISDEDNQKELLNGEELLLYLAEQGYAIEEIEDIQLGYTWSNSSESSRVISLEPDWYIYVNGSWLNSRDLHQDGGDESNGL; from the coding sequence ATGAAAGGAACAGGATTTATCAGAATAGCTTTGATATTTCTCATTATCCTCAGTCTTTTTCTGACTTGGGCGATTTGGACTATGCCGAGTCAGTACGATGAACAAACCAACAACGATCAAAAAAAGACCTCTTCTGTGACAATTTCACGACAGCTTTCGCATGTGTTCGGTCCCTCGCAGATTGTTTTACATGAAGCAGGAATGGACAAAATAACGACTAATCGTGCGACTTTGTCGACGTTCTCCAAATTTTTTATGGTGGATTGGCAAATGGAAAATTTAGAAGATCCTTTAGAAATTTCGAATGAGAACTATCAGAACAGTCTGTCTCAATCAGATAAAATAGAGTTGATTTATTTGGAAAATATTCCTTTTGGAATGATGAGCGATAAATTTACCAATTTGCCTGGAGAGTACCAGAATCGGACGTTTGATCGGGTGTATCTTTCTATTTCTGACCCAGACAGAATTTATTTCTATAATACGGATTCTGATTTATTGTACAGCAGCAGCCTAGAAGGTGTGGATCAGGAAAAATTGATGGCGGCTCTTCGAAAAGAAGAAGCAGCTTATCAGTCTGTGATGACCGTGAAGGCCAAGAACAACAACATATATTTACCGATTGCCCCGTTTGAACTGCCTTATCTAACCTATATGGTGGAAAGACAGCCGAATAGTCTGTTTATTGAACGATTATTTGACGATACTTCTGAAGTGAAAGAAACGCGGAGTGAAAATTCCGTTCAGTATATTGACTACATTAGTAAAATGTTTGTCAACGAAGACACGAATATTCTAAGTTATTACCGTAATCGCGCATCGGACAAAAAAATGCCGTTAACTGAGACGCTAAGAGATTCGTTCACTGAATTGATGTTGTATGAAAACTGGTCCGATGAAATCCATTTCTTTGACTACAACAGCCAAAGCAATGTCGTCACCTATCGTCGGTATATTGAGGGTTATCCTGTTTTCGGAACGACCGATTATGGGGCAACACACATTACAGTTGTTGAAAATGGCATGTCAGAATTACAAGTACCATTAATGGTTGCACAAACGCCGATTTCAGATGAAGACAATCAAAAAGAACTACTAAATGGGGAAGAATTGCTGCTGTATTTAGCAGAACAAGGTTATGCCATCGAAGAGATCGAAGATATCCAATTAGGGTACACATGGTCTAATAGTTCTGAATCCAGCCGAGTGATTAGTTTAGAGCCTGATTGGTACATTTATGTCAATGGTTCTTGGCTGAACTCTCGAGATTTGCATCAGGATGGAGGAGATGAGAGCAATGGACTTTAA
- a CDS encoding two-component system regulatory protein YycI, with translation MDFKRIEIIFVLTFLALNVFLLVTYFDKNYNDFSENDSNVQVNFIDEMDKANIKLPKFQNETNKVPYVQTEANDLLTENRDKLSNQTRIVEENGAIYSSILSNPIALSQEKKLTSKDIEKLNDFVKSDQILFGKDYQFFRYIPSGQQIIYAQIANNIPITDGTSEIIFHLDSSKQVISYEQRYVGPVTVQGESRELITDKNAVDILYQNNEIPADTTVKKPVLGYYRTLNLEELSMYAPVWFVEIDSSTDTQAKRVDAINGTIIKSSSIETPASEEKDDSSADSSESSSSELSSEKQ, from the coding sequence ATGGACTTTAAGCGAATTGAAATCATTTTTGTCCTGACCTTCCTGGCACTGAATGTTTTTCTCCTAGTGACTTATTTTGATAAAAATTACAATGATTTCTCAGAAAATGATTCTAATGTTCAAGTGAATTTTATAGATGAAATGGATAAAGCCAACATCAAGTTGCCTAAGTTCCAAAATGAAACAAACAAAGTTCCATATGTTCAAACTGAAGCAAACGATTTGTTAACAGAAAACCGCGACAAACTTAGCAATCAAACCAGAATCGTTGAAGAAAATGGAGCGATTTACAGCAGTATCTTATCTAATCCAATTGCCTTGTCTCAAGAAAAAAAATTAACGTCTAAAGATATCGAAAAATTAAACGATTTCGTAAAAAGCGATCAAATCTTGTTTGGAAAAGACTATCAATTTTTCCGCTATATTCCCTCGGGGCAACAAATTATTTATGCACAAATTGCAAATAATATTCCGATTACCGATGGAACTTCAGAAATCATTTTTCATTTAGACAGCAGTAAGCAAGTCATTTCTTACGAACAACGTTATGTAGGACCAGTCACGGTGCAAGGTGAAAGTCGTGAATTGATCACAGATAAAAATGCCGTCGATATTTTGTATCAAAATAATGAAATACCGGCAGATACCACTGTGAAAAAGCCTGTTTTAGGTTATTACCGCACACTGAATTTGGAAGAATTAAGCATGTACGCGCCTGTCTGGTTTGTAGAAATAGATTCCAGTACCGATACGCAAGCGAAGCGTGTCGATGCTATTAATGGCACTATTATCAAGAGTTCTTCTATAGAGACACCGGCATCAGAAGAAAAAGACGACTCATCTGCCGATTCTTCTGAATCGAGTTCCAGTGAGCTGTCTTCAGAGAAACAATAA
- a CDS encoding MBL fold metallo-hydrolase, whose translation MLKGQNQGLKVSILASGSSGNVTYIESEKKKLLVDGGLSGKKITELLKKIDRDVADLDGILVTHEHRDHVHGVGVLARKYKLDVYANEKTWEAMSPIIGDIKTEQKFVFEMGKTMAIGDVDVESFGVSHDAVAPQFYTFHKNDKRFVMLTDTGYVSDRMRGILADADAYLFESNHDLEMLRMGAYPWHLKQRILGDKGHLSNEDGALALAEIIGEKTKRVYLGHLSKDNNIKELARMTAESILKEKGTGVGETFTVYDTDPSEPTSLFVI comes from the coding sequence ATGTTAAAAGGCCAAAATCAAGGATTAAAAGTCAGTATTCTAGCGAGTGGCAGTTCTGGAAACGTGACGTATATTGAGTCAGAAAAAAAGAAACTATTAGTTGACGGTGGATTAAGCGGAAAAAAAATTACTGAATTATTAAAAAAAATCGATCGTGATGTTGCCGATTTGGACGGTATCTTAGTTACCCATGAGCACCGGGATCATGTACATGGGGTTGGTGTGTTAGCTCGTAAATACAAATTAGATGTTTATGCTAACGAAAAAACGTGGGAAGCCATGTCTCCGATTATTGGCGATATCAAAACAGAGCAAAAATTTGTTTTTGAAATGGGTAAAACAATGGCAATTGGAGACGTAGATGTAGAAAGTTTCGGTGTGTCTCATGATGCTGTGGCTCCCCAATTTTATACGTTTCATAAGAACGATAAACGATTTGTGATGTTGACCGATACAGGATATGTGAGCGATAGGATGCGTGGTATTTTAGCGGATGCAGATGCTTATTTATTCGAGAGCAACCATGATTTAGAAATGTTGCGGATGGGTGCTTATCCTTGGCATTTAAAACAACGGATTTTAGGCGATAAAGGTCATTTATCAAATGAAGATGGTGCTTTAGCTTTAGCTGAAATCATAGGAGAAAAAACCAAACGTGTATACCTAGGCCATTTAAGCAAAGACAACAATATCAAAGAATTAGCCCGTATGACTGCTGAAAGTATTTTAAAAGAAAAAGGGACCGGGGTAGGTGAAACCTTCACTGTTTACGACACAGATCCTAGTGAACCAACTTCTTTATTTGTTATTTAA